The region aaataaatgtagtttGGTAGATTTTGGTATAGTAATGCAGGCCAGTAGGAGGCAGGGGAGAAATGTGTAGGGAAGTGAGATAGTTTTAAGGACCATACAAACATGCCTTATGATTGACTTACTCAATGTGAAAGTCAATATTAAACTTGATGAGCTCTAGAGATGgtcatgcattttaaaaagaattactcAAAATATTGTCTTGGAATACCAGAGAGCAAGTGCTTTAAGTATAGGCTGGGAAGTAAAATGCTAAAAGAATGAGAAGGCATTTGGGGTTGAGTTCAACCTAAGAGGCAGGGGAGCCACAGGGAAAGACCTAGCACCTGCCACAGAAGAGAATTAGGAAGCAGAATTGAACTATAAGCAATTTTGAGGTGTTCGTTGGGCTGCAgttgaaatattttttgaggTTAATGAGACATTCGAAATGGCCGTGTATTGTTTAACTCTTGCATAGTCCTGCATAGGGAACAATCTAATAGGATTTCTCTGTGAATCAAGTCTTagaaatttgcttttaatttttatgaaaaacacccatttctttgtttttgagacagagtcctgctctgtcatccaggctgggttgcagtggcgtgatcttggcccactgcaatctctgcctcctgggttcaggcaattttcctgtctcagcctcccgagtagctgggatttcaagtgcctgccaccatgcccggctaaatttttttgtatttttggtacagatggagtttcaccatgttggccaggctggtctcgaactcctgacctcaagtgattcacccgccttggcctcccaaagtgttgggattacaggcatgagccactgtacctgtgCCCCAAAACACCAATTTCTGATGTGTAATGCATATAAGATGGAACAAACTTCAGTAAAGCAGGGACTTGAAAAGAGGCTTTGGTAGCAACTGTCAGCATTAACCCTTGCCCCTCCATACCTCCTAATCCCACCCCTGCTCAAAGTATGTTCATCTAAGAATTTGTCTCCATAACTATGTGACCATAAAAATTCTCATCGATTTTGTTAGTTGATCAATTGAGGGAAAAACATATGTTACTTGATATAACTGGTGGGTCAAAAGAATTAACCCAGGCAAATTTGAGATAGGTGGATGGGATGATGGACTGAAAATACAGTTGCTCTTTTTCCAATTATGTATTAAGTAATTTGGGAAAGATTGATCTAATTGGGTCTAGAGAGTACACTTCACATGGCATTGTTAGACTTTTTTTCTGCATCGCTAGCGATCTGTGCATTACAACTCAAATCAGTCGGGTTTCCTGGCATATGTAATTGCCAATGTTTTTTACCAGAAGAGAAACATTACTCCCACCTCTTCTTATTATGTTACAAACTATAGTGCTAATGACCATCGACCAACAATGACTTTCAGGATGACCTGTGTGAGTTTTATCTGAAACCATGTGAATTTTTCATCTTAAAAGTCCCTTAGAATCTCAGTCTATGTACACTCAGGTTTGTTGCAGGTTTAGAGTTCCGTGTTTTTTGTTTCTCATGTAGACGCAGCCTTATAATTTACAACAGCATTCACTAATTAAAATTGTAAGCATAATTACTTTCCATGATACTTATTATTAGTTTGCATTCATAAAGCTCAAAATTCACTTCATCCTTTCAAGTAGTGAATAATTAGTTTCTTTGGGTTTGCAGCTTTATCATCCTTTTATGACCCATTTGGAAGAAATAAACAACCAACCTCCTGGAAGACTGCTTTAAAAAGCTGGAAATACATTGTCCAGCTAGTACAATGAGGCTAATACAATGTGgaaaatattacttttctttGATTTTAGTAGCCTgtttatctttccatttactGAACAAATAACTATTGAGCACCTAATGTATACTGGGACCCTTGGGGAGGCAAAGATGAATCAAAGATTCTGTCCTTAAAGACCTTAAGGTTTTTGTGGAAGGAAATAAAactttacatgtatatatttaaacaCTTATATGTGTGTAACAGGTATAAGTAACCATAAACACTGTCAGAAGAGGAAATAACTCTATGATCAGCACCTAACATGATATATTAAGGTAGAAGATTTAATACATATCTTTtggaatacatgaataaataattgaatgtatttatttttattatttataagatGCATCAGTGGGATATTGATATTGGTCTTAATATGACTTGTTTTCATTGTTCTCAGGTACCTCAGCCAGCATGGCAGCCTCTTTCCCACCCATCTTGGGACTCAGTTCTACCCCAGGTGAAATTCAGCACCCACATATTAAATTTTCAGAATGGAAATTTAAGCTGTTCCGGGTGAGATCCTTTGAAAAGACACCTGAAGAAgctcaaaaggaaaagaaggattCCTTTGAGGGGAAACCCTCTCTGGAGCAATCTCCAGCAGTCCTGGACAAGGCTGATGGTCAGAAGCCAGTCCCAACTCAGCCATTGTTAAAAGCCCACCCTAAGTTTTCAAAGAAATTTCACGACAACGGGAAAGCAAGAGGCAAAGCGATCCATCAAGCCAACCTTCGACATCTCTGCCGCATCTGTGGGAATTCTTTTAGAACTGATGAGCACAACAGGAGATATCCAGTCCATGGTCCTGTGGATGGTAAAACCCTAGGCCTTTTacgaaagaaggaaaagagagctaCTTCCTGGCCGGACCTCATTGCCAAGGTTTTCCGGATCGATGTGAAGGCAGATGTTGACTCGATCCACCCCACTGAGTTCTGCCATAACTGCTGGAGCATCATGCACAGGAAGTTTAGCAGTGCCCCATGTGAGGTTTACTTCCCGAGGAACGTGACCATGGAGTGGCACCCCCACACACCATCCTGTGACATCTGCAACACTGCCTGTCGGGGACTCAAGAGGAAGAGTCTTCAGCCAAACTTGCAGCTCAGCAAAAAACTCAAAACTGTGCTTGACCAAGCAAGACGAGCCCGTCAGCGCAAGAGAAGAGCTCAGGCAAGGATCAGCAGCAAGGATGTCATGAAGAAGATCGCCAACTGCAGTAAGATACATCTTAGTACCAAGCTCCTTGCAGTGGACTTCCCGGAGCACTTTGTGAAATCCATCTCCTGCCAGATCTGTGAACACATTCTGGCAGACCCTGTGGAGACCAACTGTAAGCATGTCTTTTGCCGGGTCTGCATTCTCAGATGCCTCAAAGTCATGGGCAGCTATTGTCCCTCTTGCCGATATCCATGCTTCCCTACTGACCTGGAGAGTCCAGTGAAGTCCTTTCTGAGCATCTTGAATTCCCTGATGGTGAAATGTCCAGCAAAAGAGTGCAATGAGGAGGTCAGTTTGGAAAAATATAATCACCACATCTCAAGTCACAAGGAATCAAAAGAGACTTTTGTGCACATTAATAAAGGGGGCCGGCCCCGCCAACATCTTCTGTCGCTGACTCGGAGAGCTCAGAAGCACCGGCTGAGGGAGCTCAAGCTGCAAGTCAAAGCCTTTGCTGACAAAGAAGAAGGTGGAGATGTGAAGTCCGTGTGCATGACCTTGTTCCTGCTGGCTCTGAGGGCGAGGAATGAGCACAGGCAAGCTgatgagctggaggccatcatgcAGGGAAAGGGCTCTGGCCTGCAGCCAGCTGTTTGCTTGGCCATCCGTGTCAACACCTTCCTCAGCTGCAGTCAGTACCACAAGATGTACAGGACTGTGAAAGCCATCACAGGGAGACAGATTTTTCAGCCTTTGCATGCCCTTCGGAATGCTGAGAAGGTACTTCTGCCAGGCTACCACCACTTTGAGTGGCAGCCACCTCTGAAGAATGTGTCTTCCAGCACTGATGTTGGCATTATTGATGGGCTGTCTGGACTATCATCCTCTGTGGATGATTACCCAGTGGACACCATTGCAAAGAGGTTCCGCTATGATTCAGCTTTGGTGTCTGCTTTGATGGACATGGAAGAAGACATCTTGGAAGGCATGAGATCCCAAGACCTTGATGATTACCTGAATGGCCCCTTCACTGTGGTGGTGAAGGAGTCTTGTGATGGAATGGGAGACGTGAGTGAGAAGCATGGGAGTGGGCCTGTAGTTCCAGAAAAGGCAGTCCGTTTTTCATTCACAATCATGAAAATTACTATTGCCCACAGCTCTCAGAATGTGAAAGTATTTGAAGAAGCCAAACCTAACTCTGAACTGTGTTGCAAGCCATTGTGCCTTATGCTGGCAGATGAGTCTGACCACGAGACGCTGACTGCCATCCTGAGTCCTCTCATTGCTGAGAGGGAGGCCATGAAGAGCAGTGAATTAATGCTTGAGCTGGGAGGCATTCTCCGGACTTTCAGGTTCATCTTCAGGGGCACCGGCTATGATGAAAAACTTGTGCGGGAAGTGGAAGGCCTTGAGGCTTCTGGCTCAGTCTACATTTGTACTCTTTGTGATGCCACCCGTCTGGAAGCCTCTCAAAATCTTGTCTTCCACTCTATAACCAGAAGCCACGCTGAGAACCTGGAACGTTATGAGGTCTGGCGTTCCAACCCTTACCATGAGTCTGTGGAAGAACTGCGGGATCGGGTGAAAGGGGTCTCAGCTAAACCTTTCATTGAGACAGTCCCTTCCATAGATGCACTCCACTGTGACATTGGCAATGCAGCTGAGTTCTACAAGATCTTCCAGCTAGAGATAGGGGAAGTGTATAAGAATCCCAATGCTtccaaagaggaaaggaaaaggtgGCAGGCCACACTGGACAAGCATCTCCGGAAGAAGATGAACCTCAAACCAATCATGAGGATGAATGGCAACTTTGCCAGGAAGCTCATGACCAAAGAGACTGTGGATGCAGTTTGTGAGTTGATTCCTTCTGAGGAGAGGCACGAGGCTCTGAGGGAGCTGATGGATCTTTACCTGAAGATGAAACCAGTATGGCGGTCATCATGCCCTGCTAAAGAGTGCCCAGAATCCCTCTGCCAGTACAGTTTCAATTCACAGCGTTTTGCTGAGCTCCTTTCTACGAAGTTCAAGTATAGGTATGAGGGAAAAATCACCAATTATTTTCACAAAACCCTGGCACATGTTCCTGAAATTATTGAGAGGGATGGCTCCATTGGGGCATGGGCAAGTGAGGGAAATGAGTCTGGTAACAAACTGTTTAGGCGCTTCCGGAAAATGAATGCCAGGCAGTCCAAATGCTATGAGATGGAAGATGTCCTGAAACACCACTGGTTGTACACCTCCAAATACCTCCAGAAGTTTATGAATGCTCATAATGCATTAAAAACCTCTGGGTTTACCATGAACCCTCAGGCAAGCTTAGGGGACCCATTAGGCATAGAGGACTCTCTGGAAAGCCAAGATTCAATGGAATTTTAAGTAGGGCAACCACTTATGAGTTGGTTTTTGCAATTGAGTTTCCCTCTGGGTTGCATTGAGGGCTTCTCCTAGCACCCTTTACTGCTGTGTATGGGGCTTCACCATCCAAGAGGTGGTAGGTTGGAGTAAGATGCTACAGATGCTCTCAAGTCAGGAATGGAAACTGATGagctgattgcttgagcctttTAGTGAGTTCTGAAAAGCAACAGGAAAAATCAGTTATCCAAAAGCTCAATAACTCAGAACAGGAGTAACTGCAGGGGACCAGAGATGAGCAAAGatctgtgtgtgttggggagctGTCATGAAAATCAAAGCCAAGGTTGTCAAAGAACAGCCAGTGAGGCCAGGAAAGAAATTGGtcttgtggttttcatttttttcccccttgatttattatattttgtattgAGATATGATAAGTgccttctatttcatttttgaataattcttcatttttataattttacataccTTGGCTTGCTATATAAGATTCAaaagagctttttaaatttttctaataatATCTTACATTTGTACAGCATGATGACCTTTACAAAGTGCTCTCAATGCATTTACCCTTTCGTTATATAAATATCTTACATCAGGACAACTTTGAGAAAATCAgtccttttttatgtttaaattatgTATCTATTGTAACCTTCAGAGTTTAGGAGGTCATCTGCTGTCATGGATTTTTCAACAATGAATTTAGAATACACCTGTTAGCTACAGTTAGTTATTAAATCTTCTGATAATATATGTTTACTTAGCTATCAGAAGCCAAGTAtgattctttatttttactttttcatttcaaGTAATTTAGAGTTTCCAAATTTAGAGCTTCTGCATACAATCTTAAAGCCACAGAGGCTTGTAAAAATATAGGTTAGCTTGatgtctaaaaatatatttcatgtcttACTAAAACATTTTGCCAGACTTTCTCCAAATGAAACCTGAATCAATTTTTCTAAATCTAGGTTTCATAGAGTCCTCTCCTCTGCAATGTGTTATTCTTTCTATAATGATCAGTTTACTTTCAGTGGATTCAGAATTGTGTAGCAGGATAACCTTGTATTTTTCCATCCGCTAAGTTTAAATGGAGTCCAAACGCAGTACAGCAGAAGAGTTAACATTTACACAGTGCTTTTTACCACTGTGGAATGTTTTCACACTCATTTTTCCTTACAACAATTCTGAGGAGTAGGTgttgttattatctccatttgatGGGGGTTTAAATGATTTGCTCAAAGTCATTTAGGGGTAATAAATACTTGGCTTGGAAATTTAACACAGTCCTTTTGTCTCCAAAGCCCCTCTTCTTTCCACCACAAATTAATCACTATGTTTATAAGGTAGTATCAGAATTTGTTTAGGATTCACAACTAATCACTATAGCACATGACCTTGGGATTACATTTTTATGGGGCAGGGGTAAGCAAGTTTTTTAATCATTTGTGTGCTCTGGCTCTTTTGATAGAAGAAAGCAACACAAAAGCTCCAAAGGGCCCCCTAACCCTCTTGTGGCTCCAGTTATTTGGAAACTATTATCTGCATCCTTAGGAATTTGGGATTTGCCAGTTGCTGGCAATGTAGAGCAGGCATGGAATTTTATATGCTAGTGAGTCATAATGATATGTTAGTGTTAAttagttttttcttcctttgattttATTGGCCATAATTGCTACTCTTCATACACAGTATATCAAAGAGCTTGATAATTTAGTTGTCAGAAGTGCATCAGTGACATTATCTTTAATTGTATGTATTTGGTGCTTCTTCAGGGATTGAACTCAGtatctttcattaaaaaatacagcagttttccttgctttttataTGCAGAATATCAAAGTCATTTCTAATTTAGTTGtcaaaaacatatacatattttaacattAGTTTTTTTGAAAActcttggttttgttgttttggaaATGAATGGGCCACTAAGCCACCCTTTCCCTTCATCCTGCTTAATCCTTCCAGCATGTCTCTGCACTAATAAACAGCTAAATTCACATAATCATCCTATTTACTGAAGCATGGTCATGCTGGTTTATAGATTTTTTTACCCATTTCTACTCTTTTACTCTATTGGTGGCACTGTAAATACTTTCCAGTATGAAATTATCCTTTTCTAACACTGTAGGAACTATTTTGAATGCATGTGACTAAGAGCATGATTTATAGCGCAACCTTTCCAATAAtcccttaatcagatcacattTTGATAAACCCTGGGAACATCCGGCTGCAGGAATTTCAATATGTAGAAACGGTGCCTATGGTTTTTTGCCCTTACTGTTGAGATTGCAATATCCTAGACCCTAGTTTTATactagagttttatttttagaaatgcctATTGCAAGTGCAATTACATACTCCAGGGAAATTCACCACACTGAATCgagcatttgtgtgtgtatgtgtgaagtaTATACTGGGACTTCAGAAGTGCAATGTATTTTTCTCCTGTGAAACCTGATTCTACAAGTTTTCCTGCCAAGCCACTCAGGTGCATTGCAGGGACCAGTGATAATGGCTGATGAAAATTGCTGATTGGTGGGTGAGGTCAAAAGGAACCTTGGGATTAATAAACATGAACTGAGAagcaagaggaggagaaaaagatgtCTTTTTCTCCCAGGTGAAATGGAATTTAGTTTTGCCTCAGATTTTTTTCCCACAAGATATAGAAGAAGATAAAGATTTTTTTGGTTGAGAGTGTGGGTCTTGCATTACATCAAACGGAGTTCAAATTCCACACAGATAAGGGGCAGGATATATAAGCGCCAGTGGTAGTTGGGAGGAATAAACCATTATTTGGATGCAGGTGGTTTTTGATTGCAGATATGTGTGTGTCTTCAGTGATTGTATGACAGATGATGTATTCTTTTGATGTTAAAAGATTTTAAGTAAGAGTAGATACATTGTacccattttacattttcttattttaactaCAGTAATCTACATAAATATACCTCAGAAATCATTTTTggtgattattttttgttttgtagaattgcacttcagtttattttcttacaaataaCCTTACATTTTGTTTAATGGCTTCCAAgagtcttttattttctatttcagagaAAATTCAGGTACCAGGATGCAATGGATTTATTTGATGCAGGGGACCTGTATTTCCATGtcaaatgttttcaaataaaatgaaatatgagtttcaatactttttatattttaatatttccattcATTAATATTATGGTTATTGTCAGCAATTTTATGtttgaatatttgaaataaaagtttaagaTTTGAAAATGGTAtgtattataatttctattcaaatattaataataatattgagtgcagcatttaaaaattaacgTCTTTTACTTTGAGAGAAATACAGAATAAATTTGGTGGTCTTTGGATTAAAGGACAATAGAATAATGATTATGTGTAAAATTTATCCTAATGTAGGATGAAACAATTTTTTCCCCCAGATACATAGGATAAATAgtaaatctttttgtttgtttattaactTTTTTGAGACTGGTGAAAATACAGACTTATTCTCCAGAAAATTCACATACTtattgtattaggccattcttttttctttgtttttttttttttttcttttttgagacagagtctcactttgtcgcccaggctggagtgcagtggtgggatctcggctcattgcaaactccacctcctgggttcaggccattctcctgcctcagcctcctgagtagctgggactacaggtgcccaccaccatgcctggctaattttttgtaatttttagtagagacggggtttcaccatgttagccaggatggtctcaatctcctgacctcgtgatccaaccgcctcagccttccaaagtgctgggattacaggcatgagccaccacacctggcttatgttaggccattcttgcattactataaataaatacatcagactgggtaatttataaagaaaagaggtttaattggtttacAGTTCTGCAGTAAGTATGGCGCTAGCATCTAATTCaccttctggtgaggcctcagaaagctACAATCATGGCataaagggaaaggaaagcagGAGCATCACACGGCGAGAATGGGAACATGGGTGAGGAGGTGCCACACAATTTTACACAACCACATCTCATGTAAAACTTGCTGAGCAAGAACTtgctcattatcatgagaatagtACCAAGCCATCcataagggatctgcccccacaatccaatcacctcccatcagtcctgacctccaacattggggttacatttcaacatgggtattggagaggacaaatatccaaagcatagcattctgcccctggccttccaaatctcatgttctcctcatattgcaaaatacaatcatcccttcccaacagtcccccaaagtctttacTCATTCCAAGTATCAACTTAAAAGTCCTGAAGTCCTAAGTCTAGATTCTCATCATTGGAGACTCAAGGCAAATTTCTTCCTGaccctgtaaaataaaaaacaattattgacttccaagatacaatggtggtacaggcaCTGGATTGATATTCTCATTCCAAAAGGTagaattggccaaaagaaaggagtAATAGGCCCCACACAAAACCCAGAAGGGCAtacattaaaccttaaagctccaaaatagtgTCTGTTGACACCATGTCCCACATCCAAGGCATGTTTCTGCAAGCGGTGGACTTCCAatgccttgggcagctccacccctatgGCTGCGCAAGGTGCAGCCCCCACAGCTGCTCTCAAGGGTTGGAGTTGAGT is a window of Gorilla gorilla gorilla isolate KB3781 chromosome 9, NHGRI_mGorGor1-v2.1_pri, whole genome shotgun sequence DNA encoding:
- the RAG1 gene encoding V(D)J recombination-activating protein 1 codes for the protein MAASFPPILGLSSTPGEIQHPHIKFSEWKFKLFRVRSFEKTPEEAQKEKKDSFEGKPSLEQSPAVLDKADGQKPVPTQPLLKAHPKFSKKFHDNGKARGKAIHQANLRHLCRICGNSFRTDEHNRRYPVHGPVDGKTLGLLRKKEKRATSWPDLIAKVFRIDVKADVDSIHPTEFCHNCWSIMHRKFSSAPCEVYFPRNVTMEWHPHTPSCDICNTACRGLKRKSLQPNLQLSKKLKTVLDQARRARQRKRRAQARISSKDVMKKIANCSKIHLSTKLLAVDFPEHFVKSISCQICEHILADPVETNCKHVFCRVCILRCLKVMGSYCPSCRYPCFPTDLESPVKSFLSILNSLMVKCPAKECNEEVSLEKYNHHISSHKESKETFVHINKGGRPRQHLLSLTRRAQKHRLRELKLQVKAFADKEEGGDVKSVCMTLFLLALRARNEHRQADELEAIMQGKGSGLQPAVCLAIRVNTFLSCSQYHKMYRTVKAITGRQIFQPLHALRNAEKVLLPGYHHFEWQPPLKNVSSSTDVGIIDGLSGLSSSVDDYPVDTIAKRFRYDSALVSALMDMEEDILEGMRSQDLDDYLNGPFTVVVKESCDGMGDVSEKHGSGPVVPEKAVRFSFTIMKITIAHSSQNVKVFEEAKPNSELCCKPLCLMLADESDHETLTAILSPLIAEREAMKSSELMLELGGILRTFRFIFRGTGYDEKLVREVEGLEASGSVYICTLCDATRLEASQNLVFHSITRSHAENLERYEVWRSNPYHESVEELRDRVKGVSAKPFIETVPSIDALHCDIGNAAEFYKIFQLEIGEVYKNPNASKEERKRWQATLDKHLRKKMNLKPIMRMNGNFARKLMTKETVDAVCELIPSEERHEALRELMDLYLKMKPVWRSSCPAKECPESLCQYSFNSQRFAELLSTKFKYRYEGKITNYFHKTLAHVPEIIERDGSIGAWASEGNESGNKLFRRFRKMNARQSKCYEMEDVLKHHWLYTSKYLQKFMNAHNALKTSGFTMNPQASLGDPLGIEDSLESQDSMEF